One window of Quercus robur chromosome 12, dhQueRobu3.1, whole genome shotgun sequence genomic DNA carries:
- the LOC126708362 gene encoding uncharacterized protein LOC126708362: MDTEAKFYDEFLELPIGEKVVKFFGSTKTRIRVPWTNALIVKVFGKTVGYHFLHSRIISLWKPIGRMDCVDLGNDFFLIKFQAKEDHARVLREGPCFVGGHYLSIRPFSQRNLGKNKTMRGIDTKVDNIYTVGVGPLQMLGWGRYRIRLLELPIEYYETSTLKEIGKAIGLVLRIDTHTATESRGRFARLYVQVNFNEPIIKLLKMGGIDQPVQYERINSMCFACGHVGYKAENYHYKISSLAKGGVEVEARNSQDEGKQKLSKEADDAFGPWVLVA, translated from the exons ATGGACACTGAAGCGAAGTTTTATGATGAATTTCTGGAGCTACCAATCGGGGAAAAGGTTGTGAAGTTCTTCGGAAGCACAAAAACGAGAATTAGAGTGCCATGGACAAATGCACTAATTGTCAAGGTTTTCGGGAAAACTGTGGGATATCATTTCTTGCATTCTCGCATCATAAGTCTGTGGAAACCTATAGGGAGAATGGATTGTGTTGACTTAGGGAATGACTTCTTTCTAATCAAGTTTCAAGCTAAGGAGGATCATGCTAGAGTTCTAAGGGAAGGGCCATGTTTCGTCGGAGGACATTACTTGTCTATCAG GCCTTTTTCCCAGCGCAACCtggggaagaacaaaaccatgaggggTATAGAcaccaaagtggacaatatctacacagttggggtGGGGccgttacagatg TTGGGGTGGGGCCGTTACAGAATCCGTCTCCTTGAGCTCCCAATAGAGTACTATGAGACGTCCACATTGAAGGAGATAGGAAAAGCTATCGGACTTGTATTGAGGATTGACACTCACACGGCAACTGAATCCCGAGGAAGGTTTGCTCGACTTTACGTTCAAGTAAATTTCAATGAGCCGATTATTAAACTTCTGAAGATGGGGGGGATAGACCAACCTGTCCAATATGAGAGGATTAATTCCATGTGTTTTGCGTGTGGTCATGTGGGGTACAAGGCAGAGAACTACCACTACAAGATCAGCTCTCTAGCGAAGGGTGGGGTAGAAGTAGAAGCGAGAAACAGTCAAgatgaaggaaaacaaaaattgtcaaaGGAGGCAGACGATGCCTTTGGACCTTGGGTCCTTGTTGCATGA